AGCCGTGCATGTGCATGGGATAAGCTCCCGCACGCACGTAATGCGTCCCTTTGGTAAGATACGTTAGAACCGTCCCCGGCTTCCCCTCTGGGTCATCGTCTGTGGGGATAAGTCCCTCACCAACCGAAAGCCCATATGCGCCAACTGGCACCGGCTCATCCGTCTCACTATCCACAACGGTTACTCGAACCGGGTAATACATCGTGCCGTCAACACATCGGGAACCCTCCACCTCATCGCCATCGCTTGACCCCGCCGCTACCTGACTCGTTGAGAGTACACCCGCTCCCGCAACAATTCCCAGTGATTTAATTACAGTACGCCGAGATGCCTCATGGCCGTAATTGTCCTTGCCCATAGTTCGCTGAGAGATTCGTTTTACCCCCAGCACTCGTACAATCAGAGAAATCCGTGTTAAAGTTATTCAAACAATCGCTAACTGAGGCGGGTCATGCCGACCGTTGAGATAATCGATAACCGACCGATTTGACATCCCGAAATTCTGCTTGGGAACTGTCTGTATGATTGATGACTACTTCATCGTCTCTCTCGATAATCATTACCTCCTCGGTCAATTCTTCCGATCGTTTGTTCTTCTTGTTGAAAATCCCTAACATAGTTTGTCTCCCAGTAGGGTTTGACACAACCAGGGACAAAATGGTATGGTAGCTATCGCTCTTTCAGGGTTTCTATCTGACGAACCAACTCATCAAAACAACCTTCACACAAATCCACAGTTTGCTTCCTGAAGGGATTACAATGGGATGATGGAAAGAAAACCTCGGCATGGGCGAATCCCTCTTAGGAATCAATATAGCGGTCTCAAAATGGAAACCAGAGGTAATTCATTCCCAATATACGCGAAATAACCACGAATAGCTTCCCCTATGGCTCTCTCAATTCATGGTCAATAGGTAGCCGTCCATACCACTCTTGGTCAACTTGTTCAATGAGGTCTCTGGGATGGACTTCTTGTTGCTCTCTAATTTCCAGTATCATCTCTTCTGCTCGGATTTGTCTTGATGTCTGAGTACCATCAGGCGTGCCAGTCCATTCGGAGAGGACTTCAAGAACAATAATCCAATCTTGTGGGTGCCATTCGTTGGATGTCATGGACTCTGTTGGTCCCATTATCGGTTATAAACTTCGAGGATAGTGCTCTGATATTCTCATTGGGTTTGTTCAGACGCGAACTATGACCGTCTATTTAGTGGAACTTCACTCATAGGGGGGTAGGTCAGTGTCCTCCATAAAATTCTCCAGATGATGGTAGGCAGCATACGAAAAAACGAAAATAAGAACAATTATCCAAATCGTATCTGTCGAAATCCCTTCGGGAACTGTTCGGTCAAAATGGAGAGCTAATAAGGCTCCAACTACACCCGACAATACCATCTTTACACTTGTTACTATCAGCGAGAATAGATAGAAGAACTTCTTATTAGAGCAATCCCAACATGTTTGAGTTTTAATTTCCATCCCGGTTCTAGTTCTGGTTCCGGTTCAGGATAACCGGGATAATCTGCTCCATCAATCATGGGTATGATGAAACAATAGATTTGTGTGCTCTTTAGTTGGCCTATGAGCAGTTTGAGAAGTGAAGAGATGAGAAAACCTTTGATGATTTGCTGTCCGTCCTAAGCACCTGTGAGCTTCCAGAGATAGGAGAGAAAGACCAATTGATATGAAGAGTGGCTATTTCTACTCTTCCCATTGGATATCTTGAATAATTTGGTTTCTACAGGACTTGCATTTCCAGATTTGTATCCCATTAATCACAATTGATGACTCTTTGCTCCTATGGGGTCCAACTGGAGGATGAACATTTTCAGGACGATAGTACCGTCCCTCACTAATAAGGGTAAACGTCTCTCCACAAGTTGGGCAAATAGTTTCTTGTTTTGTGGTATAGTACCAGCTGATAGCGGAAATAATACCTATAGGTAGAACAAGATAAAGGAACCCTGTCATGGAGTAAGCAGGCATGAGATTAATCGTGGAGGGTGCTACTGACACAACAGGTTGGAGAAATGATGGTAGACCGATTAGCTCATTTACACTCCGTCCTATAATCAGGAACATCCAAAGATAAGACAGCACCCCAAGGGAAATCGCAACTCGTTCTATCCAATATGACCACCTTTGTTCATACGATTCTCCAATAGCTAATTCATTGAAAAAAGTCCTCATCCAACGAACGAAATATACAGTCATATTTGGATGCTGCCCTGTGCCTGCCCATTCCCAATTTTCCTTTATTGTATCTGCGGAAGACCGTATCTCTTCTCGGTTTTTATTCCGCCCAACAGGCTTTTCTCTATTTCCTGGAACTCTACCGGCTGCCATCTTAGGGGGTATTTCTTTTTCGTCAAGTTCGGAGCTTTCATTTCCTTCCTCTTGTGCTTCGTTTTCTCCTTTGACTTCTTCATCAAATATCCAGTCATACAACCAGAATATCACTAATAAAATGCCTGTTGCAGAGCTAATAAGAGCGAAACTGGCTCCAGCCCATTGTAATATGATTGAAATAATAAAGATGAATAGAGCACCGATAATAGATGCCACAGTCATTTTTATGAGCTCTTCCTTCCCCATCTTTCCTGAATTGCGATAACGAAGTTGTTAGTAGTTTCTGTTAGTCTCTTTGGGTAATCTTGACACTCCTTGTATCACCAGGTTATTCAGGTACATTTGTGAAGACATGGGATAATCGTGACAACATAATGGAGATAGAGGGAATAGCAGAACGTTCTATGGGCTCGTGGTCTTACCCAATCCGTTCCAGAGCCTCCTTGCGGTCCTCTATTGGCGTTTGGTCGTACCGCATGGTCGTCTGGGGACTCTTATGCCTCAATTGGCTCTGAGCTGCTTTCAGGTCCCTCTCTGCGGTCATGTATGTGCCAAGGGAATGGCGGATAGCATACCAAGACATCTTACGGTTCTCCACGGGAATCTCTGCAAGCTTACAGAGACGCCTGAGAAGGTATCTGAGCGATTGTGCTTGGTAGGGGTTTCCTTCCCTCGTCAACCACAGAGAATCCGTTCCATGGTACATCTCGCAGTTCTCTCGCTCTCTGAGCCACCGTCTCAAGGAATCTGCTGTTCGTTCGGTCAATCCGACGTACCAGTTATCTCGATTCTTCGATGAATCCTCCTTAGGTATTCGTAGCATCCCATTCTGGGTATCAATCCAACTGACGGAAGCTCGTTCTATCTCTACTGGTCGAAGCCCGGCATCCAGTGAGACCCAAACCATACTGGGGATTTTCCATTCATTGGCCTTCTCCCAATCCTCTGGGGTGACCTCTGACTTGGGTTTACCGAACCGTTGGGCCAAGTATGTCTTCCATTGGTCTCTCTCGGAAGGAGTGAGGTCATTGTACCCCGGAACAGACCCATACTCAAGGGCAGCTTCCCGTATTTTGGTCCGTTCTTCTTTGGTAAGGTAATCCCGTGGTTGGGAACTGGTATTCCCCGACGAGAAGGCTACGTTGGGTTCCCATGGGTTGAGCCCCTTCTGATACTCTTGCCATTTGAAGAGCCTTTTGAGGGATTTGACTATCTTGTTCCCATGGGAAGCCGATGTATCGGATTGCTTGAGATGGTTGAGATAGTCGTTTGCAAGCTCCTGAGTGATGTTCGTTGTGTATCCTTCTTCTTGCCATACCCACCGATAGAATTGGTCTAATCGGTACGCAGTCTTCTCAAGAGTTGAGTCACTGTATCCCTGGTTTGCTTCTGGATTCTTCCCCAGGGTATGGAGCCAACTGAGAAGGTTCCTCCGATGGGTTTCGTAGTCCTGTTGTTGCCTGTCGTTGAGGTACCGCTTTGCTGGTTGAGTGAGGACAGGAATGCTATTCGGGAGGTCGTTCCGTTGAGTCGACTCGGATGATGCCATGATGGATTTACTTCTGGTTATCCATGGCAGAAAACTGCAAGAGGGAAGTGCTCGGTCGGGGATTTGAACCCCGGTCATCGGCTCGAAAGGCCGAAATGATTGGCCGGACTACACCAACCGAGCGATCACTCCGCTCGCGTCCTACCGTTCCCGGCAGATTCGTTTAAACGTTCCGTTCCGCGTCGATCTACTCCCCCTCGAACTCCGGCTCGCGATCGCTCTGGAAGGCCGAAAGCCCCTCCCAGAGGTCGTCCGTGGTGAAGAGGTGGCCGAAGGAACTGGCCTCGAGCTCCAGGCCGGCATCGACGTCGCCTCGGCCCGCGAGCATCGCGCGTTTCGTGAGCTTCTGGGCGATCGGCGGGCCGCCCGCGAGATCGCCCGCGAGCTCCCGGGCGTGCTCGTCGAACTCCTCGGTCGGGACGACCTCGTTGACGAACCCGTAGTCGTACATCGTTTCGGGCTCGTAGTCGTTGTCCGCGGTGAAGATGATCTCCTTCGCGCGGCCTTCGCCGACGATCCGCGGGAGCCGCTGGGTCCCGCCCCAGCCGGGCAGGAGTCCGAGGTTGTGCTCGGGCTGGCCGAACTGCGAGCGCTCGCTCGCGATCCGCATGTCGGCGCAGGCCGCGAGCTCCATCCCGCCGCCCAGACAGTAGCCGTCGATCGCGGCGAGGACGGGTTTGGCGAGCTCCTCGAGGCGTCCGAACACCCGCTGGCCGTGTCGCGAGAGCTCGGCGGCCTCGAGGCCGCTCCCGGCGGCGGCCGTCGAGGCGTCGAAGCCGGCCGAGAAGGCCCGGTCGCCGGCACCCGAAAGCAGGATCGCGCGGACGTCGTCGTCCTCGGCCAGCTTGTCGAGGGCGTCGTCGATCTCGTCGATCATGTCCGTCGTGATCGTGTTCATCCGGTGGGCCCGGTCGATCGACAGATGGCCGATCCGGCCGTCGACCTCGACCTCGATGGCGTCGTACTCGTAGCCCTCCGGATCCCCGTCCTCGGCGGCGTCGTAGAACCCACCCGCCTCGGCGCGCTCGCGGAGGTAGTCGTCGGGCCGGTAGCGCTCGTGGCCCGTCTCCTCGTAGGCCTCCTCGAGCGTTTCGAGCAGCCGTTCGAGCCCGTACTCGTCGACGAGCTTGACGGGGCCGTCGGGCCACCCGCCGCCGAGGGTGACCGCCTCGTCGATCGAGTCGGGCGGGGCGATGTCCCCGCCGATCAGCTTCGCGACCTCGTTGGCCATCGAGGCCAGCAGGCGCGCCTCGACGAACTCCGAGCCCTCGTCGGCGGGGATCTCCGCGCCGGGGCCGTCCTCGTAGTCGTAGAAGCCCTTGCCGGTCTTCTTCCCGAGCTCCTCGTTCTCGACCTTCTCGACGAGCAGCGGGGCGGGCTCGTAGGCCTCGCCCAGAACATCGTTCATGTACTGGAGGACGTGGTAGCTCACGTCGTTGCCCACCTGGTCGCCGAGCTCGAACGCGCCCATCGGGTGGCCGATCTCGAACTTCGTCGTCGAGTCGACCTCCGTGATCGTCGCCTCGTCCTCGCTGACGAGCCACGCGGCCTCGTTCATCAGCGGGACGAGCACGCGGTTGACGATGAATCCGGGGGCGTCGCGGTGGACGCGCACGGGCGTCTTGCCGAACTCCTCGGCGAGCGCCTCGGTCAGTTCGAGCGTTTCCTCGTCGGTGTGTTCGCCCGTGATGACCTCGACGAGGTCCATCCGGACCGGCGGGTTGAAGAAGTGCATCCCACAGAACCGCTCGGGGCGCTCGGTGACCTCCGAGAGCTCGGTGATCGAGAGCGAGGAGGTGTTGGTCGCGAAGACCGCCCCCTCGGGGGCGTACTGTTCGACGTCGGTGTAGACGTCCTTCTTGATCTCCATCTGCTCGGGGACCGCCTCGATCAGGAAGTCGGTGTCCGCGACCGCCTCCTCGACGTCGACGACGGGGGTGACCCGCTCCAGGGCCGCGTCCGCGGCGTCCTCCGAGAGGCGGTCGTTCTCCGCGAGCTTCCCGAGGCTCCACTCGATCTGCTCGTAGCCGTTCTGAACGAACTCCTCCTTGATGTCGCGCATGTAGACGTCGTAGCCGGCGATCGCGGCGACCTCCGCGATCCCGTGGCCCATGTTTCCGGCACCGAGAACCGTGATGGTGTTGACGTCGTCTAACTCCATGCTCCACGGTGGGACTGCAACCCGTTTCAACGTTTCCCTCTCCTGGATTAACAACCCGTATTCAGTTTATTAGCTGACGACGGCCGGACCGGTACCGTCAGGTGGTTCGCGTCCCTAGCGACGGCGATGGCAGACGACGCGCTCGCACGCCTACGGGAGGACCCCGTGATGGAGGCCCTGATTAGCGAGTACGATCCTTACGTCGAGCCCGAATGGGATTCGGAGTTCGAGCGACTGATCGTTTCGATCATCAACCAGCAGCTCTCGACCGCCAGCGCCGCCGCCGTCAAGGAACGCGTCTTCGACCTGTTCGACGACGGGGTGACGCCCGAGGCGGTGCTGGCCGCCGACGAGGAGGCGCTTCGCGAGGCCGGCCTCAGTCGGACGAAAGCCGAGTACGTGAAAAACGCCGCGGAGGCCTTTCTCGAGCGTGACCTGACCCGGGAGGCGCTCGCCGACCACACCGACGAGGAGGTGATCGAGGAGCTGACCCGCATCAAGGGGATCGGCGAGTGGACCGCCCGGATGTACCTGCTGTTCGTCCTCGAACGTGAGGACGTCCTGCCGCTCGGCGATCTGGCGGTCCGGCGCGGTATCGAGAACCTCTACAACGACGGCGAGGAGCTGACGCGCGCGGAGATGCGCGAGATCGCCGACGCCTGGCGACCCTATCGATCGGCCGGAACGAAGTACGTCTGGGCGGCCTACGAGGCCGAGGACTGAGCTACTCCTCCTCTTCTTCCTTGTCGGGGTCGTAGTCCTCCGCCTCGGCGCGGCGGCGGACGTCGACCTGGTAGTTCTCGAGGATGTCTCGACCCAGAAGCAGCGCGTAGTCCATGTGGCTGCGGTCCTCGATGCTCGCGGTGACGGTGTGCTGGTTGCCGCTGACGCCGACGACGAGGTCCACTACGGGTCGGGACCGGCTGGACTTCGAGCTGCCCGAGCGTACCCGCGTGATGGACTTGATCGGGCCGGCGCCGATCTCGGCGGCGAGGCCGGTGTCGATGCTGGTGCGGGCCGCGCCGGTGTCGGACTTGGCGATCACGGTCTCGCTGCCGCTGGTCCCGCTGACCAGTACCTCCTCGGTGTAGCCGATGGAGACGACCTCGTCGCGGACCTGTTCGGCCTCCGGGGGCATCGAGGCGGGTCGCGAGTCGTCGAGGGTCGCCGAGAGGTCGTGGACGCGCTCGGGATCGACCTCCCCGCCGCCGAGCTCGATCGCCTCCTGGGCGATGTAGGGCGCGGGGCTGACGTTCGACGCCCGATAGAGCCCGCGGAAGCCGGCCGTGGGGTTGACTTCCAGGACGAACCAGCCGTTCTCGCCCTCGATGAGGTCGACGCCGGCGTAGTCGAGCCCGATCTCGTCGGTCGCCCGCCTCGCCATCTCGACGACCTCCTCGGGCAGACGGTCGCTCGCGTCCTCGACGTCGCCGCCGAGGGCGACGTTCGTCCGCCAGTCGTTCTCGGGCGCGTAGCGGTTCATCGCGCCGATGATCCGGTCGCCGACGACGTAGACCCGCAGGTCGCGGTGTTTCTCCCCGTCGCGCTCGATCAGCTCCTGGAGGAACGCCTGGCGATTGCCGACGCGGGGGTTGACCGACTCGTTGGGGCCGATCTTCCAGGTGCCGCCGCCGTGAGTGCCGATGGCGGTCTTGTAGACGACTTCCTCGCCGAACTCGCCACGGCCCTCGTTGAGCCGGCGGTTGTCGAGCGCGAGCAGCGCGTCGGGCACGGGGACGCCCGCGTCGGCGAGCGTCACGCCGGTCGCGAACTTATGGAGGGCGGTCAGCGTCGCCTGGGGCTCGTTGAGCATCGGGCGCAGCGACTCGTAGGTCGTCGCCAGGCCCAGCTCCTCGCTGGGGTGGCCCGTGTTCGAGAGCAACAGCCGATTGGCGATCACGTCGACGTCGGGCTCGAGGTGTACGCCGTCGGAGTCGATCTCGATGGCGGTGTTCTCCTGTCTGAGCCACTCCCCCTCGTGGCCGAGGTCCTCGATGGCGTTCAGGATGGCTTTCGTCTCTTTGCTACTGTGGAGGCTCAGTACCCCGACTCGGACGCTCCCGGTTCCCATACTCACGGCAACTCACGGCGGGTGCAAAAGCGTTGCCAGTCCGGCCGATCCACCTGGGAGACTTATTACGTGCCGGGCCCGCAGACACAGCCATGACAGCCGCGCCCTCCGCCTTCACCTACAACGGCGGAACGGTCGCCCCCGGGGAGACGACGAACATCCGCTATACGGTCAGCGAGACGTATCTCGGCGACCCCATCAGGATCCCCGTGACGATTGTCAACGGTGAGCACGACGGTCCGACGGCCTGTCTCACCGCCGCGACCCACGGCGACGAGCTCAACGGGATCGAGGTGGTCAGGGCCGTGGCCCACGAGTGGGATCACACGGACCTCCACGGGACGATCGTCTGTCTCCCGGTGCTCAACGTCCCCGGCTTCCTCGCCCAGCAGCGCTACCTGCCGATCCTCGATCGGGACCTGAACCGGTCGTTCCCCGGCTCGGAGGGCGGGACCAGCGCCCGGCGGATGGCCCACCGGATCTACACCAACTTCATCGAGCCGTGTGACTTCGTCCTCGACTTCCACACCTCGACGCGCGGCCGGAACAACATGCTCCACGTCCGGGCTCACATGGAGGACCCCGAGGTCAGGCGCCTCGCGTTCGCGTTCGCCTCGAACGTCATCATCGCGAGCGAGGGCCCCGAAGGAACGCTTCGCCGGGAGGCCAGCGACGGCGGCACCCCCACCGTGACGATCGAGATGGGCGGGGCCCACCAGTTCCAGCGGGACCTGATCGACGAGGCGCTCGCGGGGACCGAGAGCGTCTTCGCCGAGTACGGGCTCTACCCCCAAACGAAGGTCCGCTGGCCGGGCTGGCGGACGGTGATCCAGGACGACCTCGAGAAGACGTGGATCCGGGCGGACTCGGGCGGGATCGTCGACATGCACCACCGCCGGGGCGCGCTCGTCTACGAGGGTAAGCCGATCTGTACGATCACCAACCCGTTCATGACCGAAACCGACGTGGTCGAGGCCCCCTTCACCGGCCTGTTGGTGGGCGTGCTCGAGAACCCCGTGGTCTATCCGGGCAACCCGATCTGCCATCTCGTCGAGCTCGACGAGACCATCGAGGACATCGTCGCTTCCCGGCGCTCGGTCGGGGAGTGAACGGGTCCGAACGTTGCTACGAGAGCCCTCGAAGCGGTCGATCGTGCGAGGTAGTAACCTCTTTAGTCCATGAGTCCAAGACCCAAGCAGGAATGAGTCAGTCGTACAATCGTGGCCTCGTCGAGGACTTCGGTCGGTGGCGCGAGTTCACCGCCGGCATGTGGGCGTGGATCTTCCACAAGTTCACCGGCTGGGTACTCATCGGCTACCTGTTTACACATATCGCGGTCCTGAGCACGGCGACCGTCGGGACGGGAGCGTACACCGAGACCATCCAGAGCCTGGAGAGCCTCTTCATCGTCCGTGTCCTCGAGGTCGGCCTGCTCGCGGTCGCGGTCTTTCACATCCTGAACGGCATCCGACTGCTGATGATCGACCTCGGGGTCGGCCTCGAAGCACAGGACAAGAGTTTCTACGCGGCGCTGATCGTGACGGGCCTGATCGCCATCGCGAGCGTGCCGACGTTCATCGAGGGGGTGTTCTAGATGGCGGAACGGTACTCCTCGTTCGACTCCAACGGCAGCCTCTGGCTGATCCAGCGGATCACCGCGGCGTTCCTGATCGTGGTGCTCGCCTTCCACTTCTTCCTGCTTCACTTCGTGAACCACGCCTCGGAGATCACGTTCGCGGGCAGCCAGTACCGGATGCAGGACCTCGGCTACTACTCGCTGATGGTCCTGTTCCTGATCACCGCGACGTTCCACGGCGTCAACGGCGTCTACAACGCCGTGACCAATCAGGGGATCACGGGCACCCCG
The sequence above is a segment of the Halalkalicoccus tibetensis genome. Coding sequences within it:
- a CDS encoding tyrosine-type recombinase/integrase — its product is MASSESTQRNDLPNSIPVLTQPAKRYLNDRQQQDYETHRRNLLSWLHTLGKNPEANQGYSDSTLEKTAYRLDQFYRWVWQEEGYTTNITQELANDYLNHLKQSDTSASHGNKIVKSLKRLFKWQEYQKGLNPWEPNVAFSSGNTSSQPRDYLTKEERTKIREAALEYGSVPGYNDLTPSERDQWKTYLAQRFGKPKSEVTPEDWEKANEWKIPSMVWVSLDAGLRPVEIERASVSWIDTQNGMLRIPKEDSSKNRDNWYVGLTERTADSLRRWLRERENCEMYHGTDSLWLTREGNPYQAQSLRYLLRRLCKLAEIPVENRKMSWYAIRHSLGTYMTAERDLKAAQSQLRHKSPQTTMRYDQTPIEDRKEALERIG
- a CDS encoding 3-hydroxyacyl-CoA dehydrogenase/enoyl-CoA hydratase family protein, which translates into the protein MELDDVNTITVLGAGNMGHGIAEVAAIAGYDVYMRDIKEEFVQNGYEQIEWSLGKLAENDRLSEDAADAALERVTPVVDVEEAVADTDFLIEAVPEQMEIKKDVYTDVEQYAPEGAVFATNTSSLSITELSEVTERPERFCGMHFFNPPVRMDLVEVITGEHTDEETLELTEALAEEFGKTPVRVHRDAPGFIVNRVLVPLMNEAAWLVSEDEATITEVDSTTKFEIGHPMGAFELGDQVGNDVSYHVLQYMNDVLGEAYEPAPLLVEKVENEELGKKTGKGFYDYEDGPGAEIPADEGSEFVEARLLASMANEVAKLIGGDIAPPDSIDEAVTLGGGWPDGPVKLVDEYGLERLLETLEEAYEETGHERYRPDDYLRERAEAGGFYDAAEDGDPEGYEYDAIEVEVDGRIGHLSIDRAHRMNTITTDMIDEIDDALDKLAEDDDVRAILLSGAGDRAFSAGFDASTAAAGSGLEAAELSRHGQRVFGRLEELAKPVLAAIDGYCLGGGMELAACADMRIASERSQFGQPEHNLGLLPGWGGTQRLPRIVGEGRAKEIIFTADNDYEPETMYDYGFVNEVVPTEEFDEHARELAGDLAGGPPIAQKLTKRAMLAGRGDVDAGLELEASSFGHLFTTDDLWEGLSAFQSDREPEFEGE
- a CDS encoding DNA-3-methyladenine glycosylase 2 family protein; the encoded protein is MADDALARLREDPVMEALISEYDPYVEPEWDSEFERLIVSIINQQLSTASAAAVKERVFDLFDDGVTPEAVLAADEEALREAGLSRTKAEYVKNAAEAFLERDLTREALADHTDEEVIEELTRIKGIGEWTARMYLLFVLEREDVLPLGDLAVRRGIENLYNDGEELTRAEMREIADAWRPYRSAGTKYVWAAYEAED
- a CDS encoding RimK family alpha-L-glutamate ligase, producing the protein MGTGSVRVGVLSLHSSKETKAILNAIEDLGHEGEWLRQENTAIEIDSDGVHLEPDVDVIANRLLLSNTGHPSEELGLATTYESLRPMLNEPQATLTALHKFATGVTLADAGVPVPDALLALDNRRLNEGRGEFGEEVVYKTAIGTHGGGTWKIGPNESVNPRVGNRQAFLQELIERDGEKHRDLRVYVVGDRIIGAMNRYAPENDWRTNVALGGDVEDASDRLPEEVVEMARRATDEIGLDYAGVDLIEGENGWFVLEVNPTAGFRGLYRASNVSPAPYIAQEAIELGGGEVDPERVHDLSATLDDSRPASMPPEAEQVRDEVVSIGYTEEVLVSGTSGSETVIAKSDTGAARTSIDTGLAAEIGAGPIKSITRVRSGSSKSSRSRPVVDLVVGVSGNQHTVTASIEDRSHMDYALLLGRDILENYQVDVRRRAEAEDYDPDKEEEEE
- a CDS encoding succinylglutamate desuccinylase/aspartoacylase family protein — encoded protein: MTAAPSAFTYNGGTVAPGETTNIRYTVSETYLGDPIRIPVTIVNGEHDGPTACLTAATHGDELNGIEVVRAVAHEWDHTDLHGTIVCLPVLNVPGFLAQQRYLPILDRDLNRSFPGSEGGTSARRMAHRIYTNFIEPCDFVLDFHTSTRGRNNMLHVRAHMEDPEVRRLAFAFASNVIIASEGPEGTLRREASDGGTPTVTIEMGGAHQFQRDLIDEALAGTESVFAEYGLYPQTKVRWPGWRTVIQDDLEKTWIRADSGGIVDMHHRRGALVYEGKPICTITNPFMTETDVVEAPFTGLLVGVLENPVVYPGNPICHLVELDETIEDIVASRRSVGE
- the sdhC gene encoding succinate dehydrogenase, cytochrome b556 subunit encodes the protein MSQSYNRGLVEDFGRWREFTAGMWAWIFHKFTGWVLIGYLFTHIAVLSTATVGTGAYTETIQSLESLFIVRVLEVGLLAVAVFHILNGIRLLMIDLGVGLEAQDKSFYAALIVTGLIAIASVPTFIEGVF
- a CDS encoding succinate dehydrogenase hydrophobic membrane anchor subunit, with translation MAERYSSFDSNGSLWLIQRITAAFLIVVLAFHFFLLHFVNHASEITFAGSQYRMQDLGYYSLMVLFLITATFHGVNGVYNAVTNQGITGTPKTVVKWVLIVASLLLIVQGIRTANALAGIGLY